The Pseudanabaena sp. ABRG5-3 genome includes the window CTTTATGAGTTCTGACTGACATCCGATAGACAGTAATCAAAAAGCCGACGATAGTTCTGAGACCAAATAGATTATTGGGAAGAGCAACACCAAATTTGAGCAAAACTTTACGGGCATATTTGACGGCATCTTGGTAGTGGTTTTGAGCAGTCAAAGCCAGAATTTGGGTTTCATAAAACTTGGCACAGTCCAAATGATTTTGGACATTCTGTAACCCGATCTCAATGAGGTTTGACATTTGGGCATAATCACCACAGAGATAGTTGACCTCGGCTGCCAATTGATAGATTTCTAAGCTGAGGCTGTACTGCTCTTGCCAGCACTGAGACGACAGAAACTGTAAACCAAAATCGAGATAGTTTATGGCAACGGCATAGGCTGAAGATCTCTTTGCCTTTTCTGCCGCTAGCAAATTGAGATGAACCATCTGCTCTCTTTCCCTTGAATCATGAATGAGATTAGCTCCGCGATTAAGGTGATTGACTATAGTAAAGATATGTAGCTCTCGCTCATCAATAGGTATGTGATCTAGTAGCAACCACCCAACCCGCAAGTGTACTGATTCTTTTTGGGAGTCGGGAATGAGTGAGTAGGCTGCTTGCTGTACACGATCATGGAGAAAGCTATAAGTACAGGATTGCGAATTTTGCTGCCATAACTCTAAATCTTGTTCGCTACTAAATCCTGACTCCGATTGAAAAAATTTGTAGTTTTGATCAAGGGGAAGGATCAACCCATCCTTTAAGGCACTCCATAATATTGTTGCTGTCTCTAGTGGCGATCGCTCAGACACGATCGCCAGTGTATTCAGGTCAAATTGGTTGCCAATACAAGCTCCTAATTTAATTAGTTCTTGAGTCTCGATCGGTAACTTTTGCAATTTCCGTACCATCAACTCCACCACATTATCGCTGTAGATAAAGGCGATTTGCACAAAATCCCATTGCCAATGGCGTGCTTCCCAGTCAAATGTAATTAGCCCATCCTCATATAGGGTCTTCAGAAACTGACTAGTAAAGAACGGATTTCCTTGTGTTCTTGGGTATATACATTCGGTCAAAAGTTGAGCTTGCACTAGATCACAGAGCATTGTGTCTGCTACTAACTGATTAATATCTTTCTCCCGCAAAGGATTGAGGGTGATCACATTCACAGTTGCTCCAGACTTCGCGATCTCCTCCACTGCTAAAACCATTGGATGGGCAGCCGCGACTTCATTATCGCGATAGGCTCCCAAAACTAACAGATGCCCTTTGTCCTGCATCAATAGTTTTAACAATTTTAATGATGCTGCATCTGCCCACTGTAAATCATCTAGAAAAATCACGAGGGGATGATTAGCAATGGTAAATATTTCTACAAAGCTCTGAATTAATCGATTGAAACGATTTTGAGCAGCATTCCCAGATAGCTCTAAAACTGGAGGTTGAGTACCAATAATGTACTCTAGTTCGGGAATCACCTCGATCAAAACCTGTCCATTTTCACCAAGCACTCCCAGAATTTGCTTTTTCCAAGCTTGCATTTGCGCGTCGGACTCAGCAAGTAACTGCCCTATCAAATCGCGGAAAGCTTGTACAAATCCGAAAAAAGGAATATCCCCCTGAAGCTGATCGTATTTACCCTTAATAAAATATCCGCGCTGTCTGATAATTGGTTTCTGTACTTCGTTGATTACTGCGGTTTTACCAATCCCAGAAAAGCCCGCAACCAGCATCATTTCGGTATTCCCATTACTCACACGCTCGAAAGCAGAGAGGATATTAGTAACTTCCATCTCTCTACCATATAATTTGTTAGGAATGAGAAAGCGATCAATATTGTCTTGCTGACCTAGTTCAAACAGTTTATTTGTTCCTTCTCTTAGACATTTTTCCAAATCATTCTTGATTCCTAGGGCATTTTGATAGCGCTCCTCAGCATTTTTTGCCATCAGCTTATCCACAATATTCGATATAATTTGGGGTACTTCTGGATTTCTCTGATATGCAGGAATTGGTGATTTTGCTAGATGACAATGCACCAGTTCCATCGGATCGTCAGAGACAAAGGGCAACTCTCCTGTCAATAGTTCGTAAAGTGTTACTCCAAGGGAATAAAAGTCACTACGGTAATCAATAAAGCGATTCATTCGCCCAGTTTGCTCGGGTGAGATGTAAGGCAATGTCTCCTCACGATTATGCGTACTCTGAATCTCTTGTTTTTCGTTGATGAGTAATGAGGCGCTACTAAAATCTATCAGTTTGACTTGTTTAGTATCAGGATTGATCAGAATGTTATCTGGCTTAATATTTTTATGAATGATTTGATATTTATAGAGTCCATCTAATGCTTCGGTTATTTGTATAGCAGTCTTGAGAAAGCCATTCAACATTCGAGATGTGTTGACAAATGGACTCTCTCGTTTCAATAATTCTCGTAGGGAAATACCACCGAAGTCTTCCATGACGATCGCATAGACATTTTTATAGGGTTCTAGCGCCAACATTTTGACGATGTTGGGCAGATCGATATTTTGGGCGATCTTATACTGGTTGCGGAAGTTAACTAGTTCCTTGAATTGAGGTAAAGGATTTCGTAAGAGTTTAATTACAACTGGATAGTTGTCACTATCACGAACTCCCCGATATATCAAAGACCGTGAACCTACATAGATTTGCTCTAAGATTTCATAACCTAGTAGGTGAGGAATATTATTCATCTTGCTTCAAAAAATGGATTTTATCCCCCCTCTGTAGAGCTTTGCACTGATATGAAATACAGAGAAGATTTTGAAAGTCTTGCAAAGTAAGGCTTTCAAAATCTTCTCTGTATCTCTCTAAAGCGATGATCGCCTGTAAAGCTTAAAACTGTTGCTGAAAAATTGTGGGAGCATTGATCCGAAATGGTTCTGCGCCTAAGGATGTGGGATCAATCCGCCAACGTTCTTCCTGAGTGCTATATTCTGCTAACTTCTGATCGCGTCGATTGTGGAGTAGCACATTAAAGTTCTGTTTTTGTGCCTCAGTACCTAACTTAAATAGGAAACTAAACCTTGTTAGATAATCCGATGTTGCCCATCTAGTTGTATTGATCTTCACGATCGCTTGTTTTGTTGCGGGATCAATCGTGATTTTTTCGACCCATCCTTCCTCAAGGCGTTGTGATTTCCACCACAGACTCGGCTCAACTAGCTGTTGCGGAATACTAATATCTTCCTCGGCGATCACCTCAGAATTAGTAAGCATAATCGGAGCGATCGCGCTAATTGTAATTCCTAAGAGGATATGATGAACAACTGGCTTGGCAACCATCTTTTACCTCAATAATACGTTTCTCAGAATTTACCCAATTATAGCGATTATTATAACTGTCTCCCAAAAGAGAATTGCAACACTTGGCGTTGTATTCTCTTCTAGGCATAATTCGCGATCGCTATCCAAAAAATTTAGACAAAAATTTTAGATGGGGTGCAACTGGATTTGACTCTACTCTGGGTTAATTAGTTCCCAATATATAAATTGCCGCCTACTATGTAGGCGGCACAGGCTCTGCTTGCTGAACCCTGAGGGATTCAAATAGCGGCGCATTGCGCCGCTATTTGAATTAATTCAACCGTTCATTGCCGTGATCTAGAACTTCATAATAAAGGGGTAAATATCCTGACTTGATACCGCCATCTTCCTTGGCTTTGTCCAAATTACCGCTTAGGGTATGGCTATTGTGAACGCTATAAATTTCGTAGCGATCGCCAATAAATACATAGTCAGCAACATCGGTAAATTCTTCACCCTTGACTAGTTGCCAGCGATCATTGGCATAGACAAAGTGATAATCTGCCAAGTCTGGACTAGAGGATGGGCGCTCTACAGCCGCAGAGATTTCGGCTGTGTAGTGGGGGTTTTTGTCGCTGGGTGGAATGATTTTACTAGTGACATTGCGATAGAAGCAGCTCTCGTTATAGCAAAAGCGGAGTTTTGCCATTTTATTTTTGATAGATTCAAAGCGATCGATGATTTGGCTTGAGGAAAGTTCGTTAGCTGACGACACATTTGGCACAAAGGTATTGGCAAAGGTGATGCCAATACAAATTACACAAATCAAAAATATCTGGATAAGCGATCGCCAATATTTACTGGCTGTTGTGCTGTTTATAAATTGCATATTTATATAACTTAATAATATGCCTTTGATTCTAACCATTTGGGAGATCTTTTATCCAAAACATCTCCATAAAAATCTAAATAGGTAAGGCGACGCGAAGCGTCGCCTTACCTATTTAGAACAATAATTATTGAGCTTGTAATTTTGCCTCGATCGCTTTGGTAATCCGATCACTTGCCTCTTCGAGATGGGCTTTGGTGTAAGTGTCGAGTTTGTCACTGCGATCGCGTAAAACATTGGCAAGGCGATCGCGCAGTTGGCGGAGTTGATACCATGCTAGGGTTCTAGCATCTTCGGGTGGATTGATCGTGCGGATACCAACGACCAGATCTAAAAAGTTATCGATCTTATCCATGCTGAACCGATTGCGTAACGCCAGATTGACCAACAAATTCATATGTTGACGCTGAAGCGATCGGCGCAAACTAGAGATTTGGGTGAGATCATTCGTGGGGGCAAGAATTTCTGTCCAAATCCCTTGCTGTAAATTCTCAAATAGTTCAGGCAGGGTGAGGGCCTCACCAGCATTGGTTTTGAGTTCTGTATCACGCAATCTTTGCAAACGATCTGAAGAGAGTAAATCGCTTAAGACAAAAGTTTGTAAGGATAAAATGCGGCGGTGAATTGGATAATCGAGAGAAAACTCATCGGGAGAATCGCCCCAATGATTCCAACGTGATGGAGCTAATTTATTGAGTAAATTTGGTGAAAAGGTCAGGGCCTCTGCTGCAAACAGATTTTTTTGAATAGCGGCCAGTGCTTCTCTCTGTTTAGTCACGGGCAGTGGTTCAAAGGGCAATCTCCCAATGGCATCACCAGAGCGATAACGATTAAAAGCTTGACCACCAACATAGGGAACTAGTGAATAGAGATTAGCGGCGTAATATCTAAAAACTTGATTGAACGCAGTTTTTGTATCATCAAAACTCGCACCTTGTCCGGGGTAGCGTTTTTCGATGCGATTCCACATCACCCGCGCATTATCAAACTGCCACTGAGCATAGGTAACTAGATCATTGCTCAAATCGTGGGCTTGGGTAAGGGGATCGAGTCCCGCAGATTCATCCTCATCAGTGGCATAGGCGAGTTCTGGCTTGGCAGCAAGACTGGCAATTTTGGCTAATTCTTTCAGTTCCCCCGAAGGCACGATCGCATTGATGGGAGTATAGCCATAGGCGATCGCCCATTCATCATAGGCTCCGACTTTGCTCGTAAAGAATTCACCTTGCTTTGCTCCCTGTGGGGCTAGGTTTACGCCATTGTAGTCCATGACCGAGGCTGACAAACCTCTTTTGCGGGTGATTTCAGGATTATTTAGTTCATCGGGAGAGAGCATCCCACTACCATGAAAATTATGCCGTAAACCGAGGGTATGACCGACTTCATGGGCAGTTACTTCACGCACAAATTGGTTGATATATTCCTTCATGCGATCGCTACTGGGCAACACATTATCAAAGAGGGATAGAGACATTGCTCCTAATTTAAACTGAGCCACTGCCTCCATGCCATAGCATAGGTCACTGGCACTAGACATAAATAGATTGTCATTGCGGACTGGAGAATCTGTAGATATGGCGATCGCCTGTTTTTTGAGAATGGCAAGCTTGTCATACTGCAACCGACGAGCATTCATGCCATAACTACATAAATGGGAATCTCCCGTTAAAAGCGAGAGAAAAGGCATATTTTGCCAATGATTTTGTTGAGCAATATTGCCATAATCCTGTTTGATTGCGCGAATCAAATTACTATCGATGATAATATCGGCATCCAAAATTTGACCCGTGAGCGGATTTACCCGTGATGGACCCATCGCAAAGAAGGCATCTACAGAATTAAACCAGCGAATCGTGTTATAGCGGATATCGGCAGGGTTCCAATCAGCGCGATCGGGCATCTGTTTGACGACGATCGCATCTTTAAATCCAATTTTTTCAAAGGCCCTATTCCACATCAATGCGCCTTCTCTCACGGCCCTCCGATATTCTAGGGGAACTGTATTCTCAATCCAAAAGGTGATCGGCTGTTTTGGTGGAGAAATTGGCTCATTAGGATTTTGCTTTTCTAGATGCCAACGATTGATATAGCGCACAAAGGGCGTTTTCGCAGATTTCTTGGATAGATCTTGGTAGGCGGTGACAAAATAGCCAACACGCTCATCGGCAAGGCGAGGACGATAGGCATTTTGATAGGGGAGTTGCGAAAAGCTATAGCGAACTTTGAGGGTAAAGGCATTGCTATCAGGTACAGTAGTGAGGTCGGGAAGGCTGAAGTCTGATTTTGGTAATGTCGTTCCTGTAAAGCCAAATACAGATTCTATTTCAATGTTTTGAGGAAATGTCTGAGCATTGCTGAGATAGGATTTGCTAGGATCTGCCATAAAAGGCGCACCAAGTCGATTAGATAGCGTTTTATTTAAGTTGGTTAAAGTATCACTCAAGATTAGAGGATCGATATCAATTAATAGAGATTTGCTTTTAGGATGAATACTATGGATCGGTAGCGATATCAAAATGGAATCGCTAAAGGATTGGCTGAGCGATCGCTCCTGTGGATCGCCCATTTGTGTACGAAAGTTGGTATTAGGAATGACAAATTGTAAATTGTTCTTCAGTCGCCGAAAGTTGAACATCAAATCATTGAGAGGAATACCACGATAAATACCGCGCTCGCCCAGTCCTGATTCAAGGGTCATTACTGCCAAAAAATTGCGATCAAGTTGATCGGGTCTAATTTCTGCTAAGACCTTACCTGTTTCTAGATGACGGTAAAGAGTGAATAGTCCTTGTAACTTTTCGTGGTCTTTGATAGCTTCATCAAAGGGTTGAAGTTCGGG containing:
- a CDS encoding ATP-binding sensor histidine kinase — encoded protein: MNNIPHLLGYEILEQIYVGSRSLIYRGVRDSDNYPVVIKLLRNPLPQFKELVNFRNQYKIAQNIDLPNIVKMLALEPYKNVYAIVMEDFGGISLRELLKRESPFVNTSRMLNGFLKTAIQITEALDGLYKYQIIHKNIKPDNILINPDTKQVKLIDFSSASLLINEKQEIQSTHNREETLPYISPEQTGRMNRFIDYRSDFYSLGVTLYELLTGELPFVSDDPMELVHCHLAKSPIPAYQRNPEVPQIISNIVDKLMAKNAEERYQNALGIKNDLEKCLREGTNKLFELGQQDNIDRFLIPNKLYGREMEVTNILSAFERVSNGNTEMMLVAGFSGIGKTAVINEVQKPIIRQRGYFIKGKYDQLQGDIPFFGFVQAFRDLIGQLLAESDAQMQAWKKQILGVLGENGQVLIEVIPELEYIIGTQPPVLELSGNAAQNRFNRLIQSFVEIFTIANHPLVIFLDDLQWADAASLKLLKLLMQDKGHLLVLGAYRDNEVAAAHPMVLAVEEIAKSGATVNVITLNPLREKDINQLVADTMLCDLVQAQLLTECIYPRTQGNPFFTSQFLKTLYEDGLITFDWEARHWQWDFVQIAFIYSDNVVELMVRKLQKLPIETQELIKLGACIGNQFDLNTLAIVSERSPLETATILWSALKDGLILPLDQNYKFFQSESGFSSEQDLELWQQNSQSCTYSFLHDRVQQAAYSLIPDSQKESVHLRVGWLLLDHIPIDERELHIFTIVNHLNRGANLIHDSREREQMVHLNLLAAEKAKRSSAYAVAINYLDFGLQFLSSQCWQEQYSLSLEIYQLAAEVNYLCGDYAQMSNLIEIGLQNVQNHLDCAKFYETQILALTAQNHYQDAVKYARKVLLKFGVALPNNLFGLRTIVGFLITVYRMSVRTHKDLLTLPAMTNSHKLVICNLFNVIGAAAQTSMPEILPFITFIGISLYLRYGNIPKSSMAYTIYAYLLCEKLGRIDAGYAMGKVAIALCHQNSSKIAIGSTLFIWSRFIAYRKESLSDNLPILLEAYQMSLEVGDVEYAAYNLCVYFFQSYLAGKNLVDLQRAAIANRPVFKKLQHRLMANLHDLNCQCIDNLTTTNNSDICELVGRFFDATTISEEDRPLQIYTSFTKLFLSFLFHRYPFAMEQIAIIETGMDVINGTFAQYVFYFYDALIRLAQYNDLTTREKKACLSKVKKDCKHLSILAKSAPMNFKHKLLLVEAERLRVLKKSSQASEFYDRVIAEAKANGFIQDEAIANELAARFYLARGNEKMGQVYMMEAYYCYGRWGATAKVADLEKLYSQFLIPIPQKKTSPFSKPLASNFSISGSESLDLATLLKASQAISGEIELSKLLETLLTIIIANAGADKCILLLQVEKELQIAARIESGQQPQVFSPPISPELSQDMAMSVLNKVKRSLYPAVLVNAQKSQWANDLYIQQNQSKSILCSPILQQGKLLGILYLENNLTVGAFTRDRLEVLNFLCSQAAISIQNAQLYAYLETANSKLADYSQTLEQKVEQRTADLKAAQQQIIAQEKLASLGTLTAGIAHELRNPLNFVLNYARSSIELNQELLEIIQPLLPALDADTSDLIQELIADLQENDITILAHSQRAENIIESMMQHTRTDGGQVNFQPTQINALLEKSLKLVYHSKKTKDSGFNMTIQTAYDTGLDLVDVVTVSMSRAFINIIDNACDAMRFCQNQLKTDPDQVAKYQPTLHLSTNDLGDRVEIRIRDNGCGIAPELQSKVLDPFFTTKPAGEGTGLGLSLTHDIIVKQHKGNLTINTNVLNSDRFTEIIIAIPYRHS
- a CDS encoding zinc-dependent metalloprotease; this encodes MKKVRFWIVICLSFLLILIFQPLLERLSPVAAQVPQITNVPAPNQGQPELQPFDEAIKDHEKLQGLFTLYRHLETGKVLAEIRPDQLDRNFLAVMTLESGLGERGIYRGIPLNDLMFNFRRLKNNLQFVIPNTNFRTQMGDPQERSLSQSFSDSILISLPIHSIHPKSKSLLIDIDPLILSDTLTNLNKTLSNRLGAPFMADPSKSYLSNAQTFPQNIEIESVFGFTGTTLPKSDFSLPDLTTVPDSNAFTLKVRYSFSQLPYQNAYRPRLADERVGYFVTAYQDLSKKSAKTPFVRYINRWHLEKQNPNEPISPPKQPITFWIENTVPLEYRRAVREGALMWNRAFEKIGFKDAIVVKQMPDRADWNPADIRYNTIRWFNSVDAFFAMGPSRVNPLTGQILDADIIIDSNLIRAIKQDYGNIAQQNHWQNMPFLSLLTGDSHLCSYGMNARRLQYDKLAILKKQAIAISTDSPVRNDNLFMSSASDLCYGMEAVAQFKLGAMSLSLFDNVLPSSDRMKEYINQFVREVTAHEVGHTLGLRHNFHGSGMLSPDELNNPEITRKRGLSASVMDYNGVNLAPQGAKQGEFFTSKVGAYDEWAIAYGYTPINAIVPSGELKELAKIASLAAKPELAYATDEDESAGLDPLTQAHDLSNDLVTYAQWQFDNARVMWNRIEKRYPGQGASFDDTKTAFNQVFRYYAANLYSLVPYVGGQAFNRYRSGDAIGRLPFEPLPVTKQREALAAIQKNLFAAEALTFSPNLLNKLAPSRWNHWGDSPDEFSLDYPIHRRILSLQTFVLSDLLSSDRLQRLRDTELKTNAGEALTLPELFENLQQGIWTEILAPTNDLTQISSLRRSLQRQHMNLLVNLALRNRFSMDKIDNFLDLVVGIRTINPPEDARTLAWYQLRQLRDRLANVLRDRSDKLDTYTKAHLEEASDRITKAIEAKLQAQ